One region of Diabrotica undecimpunctata isolate CICGRU chromosome 6, icDiaUnde3, whole genome shotgun sequence genomic DNA includes:
- the LOC140444050 gene encoding mitochondrial import inner membrane translocase subunit TIM50-C-like translates to MMRFTRKSIQLFSNIARNHSDLLANHNKSGCALVKINIYSCNQCVFYCQSTKSTSKIEDTKPTSPLGSLLKENNDKAQEAAEEEERKKQRENSWRTMKLTLAFLGISFTCIGTYVIFTLGSPEKDSHGNPIKDDLADKPVVLQYIIRTYRELDYYRKLIKEPSREKLLPDPLEYPYLQPKYTLVLELTDVLVHPDWTYSTGWRFKKRPMLDYFLESLHGSYEIIIYTAEQGMTVFPLIDAIDPKNIIAYRLVRDATHFSGGHHVKSLNNLNRDLSKVICIDWNAKNVKFNPENLLNVKRWSGNDDDSSLVDLASFLKTIADNDVEDVREVLQHYSHFDDPIATFREKQKQLLEEMEAQAAAKREQGASKASKWAPSLFNRKLF, encoded by the coding sequence ATGATGAGGTTTACAAGAAAATCAATCCAATTATTCAGCAATATTGCTAGAAATCATTCTGATTTACTAGCTAATCACAATAAATCCGGTTGTGCTTTAGTTAAGATTAACATATACAGCTGTAATCAATGTGTGTTCTACTGTCAAAGTACTAAGTCCACATCTAAAATAGAAGATACAAAACCCACATCTCCTTTGGGAAGTTTATTGAAAGAAAATAATGATAAGGCACAAGAAGCAGCTGAAGAAGAAGAGCGAAAGAAACAGAGGGAAAATTCATGGAGAACAATGAAACTTACCCTTGCATTTCTTGGAATCTCTTTCACATGTATAGGAACTTATGTTATATTTACTCTAGGAAGTCCTGAAAAGGATTCTCATGGTAATCCCATAAAAGATGATCTTGCTGATAAGCCTGTTGTTCTACAGTACATTATTAGAACCTACAGAGAGTTAGATTACTATAGAAAACTGATTAAAGAACCATCAAGAGAAAAATTACTACCAGATCCATTAGAGTATCCTTATTTACAACCAAAATATACATTAGTATTAGAATTAACAGATGTACTTGTGCATCCTGACTGGACTTACAGCACTGGATGGAGGTTTAAGAAACGTCCAATGTTAGACTATTTTTTAGAATCATTGCATGGATCCtatgaaataataatatatactGCTGAACAAGGGATGACTGTATTTCCATTAATAGATGCCATAGATCCTAAGAATATAATTGCTTATAGACTGGTAAGAGATGCCACTCATTTTTCAGGGGGTCATCATGTAAAGAGTTTAAACAATCTTAATAGAGATTTGTCTAAAGTTATTTGTATAGATTGGAATGCAAAAAATGTAAAATTCAATCCAGAgaatttattaaatgttaaaaGGTGGTCTGGAAATGATGATGATTCCTCGCTAGTTGACTTAGCTTCGTTTTTGAAAACCATTGCTGATAATGATGTAGAAGATGTAAGAGAAGTTTTACAACACTACAGTCATTTTGATGATCCCATTGCCACTTTCAGGGAAAAACAAAAACAGCTTTTAGAAGAAATGGAGGCTCAAGCTGCTGCAAAAAGAGAACAAGGGGCTTCAAAAGCTTCCAAATGGGCACCTAGTCTTTTTAATAGAAAGCTATTTTAG
- the NitFhit gene encoding nitrilase and fragile histidine triad fusion protein NitFhit, whose amino-acid sequence MFKSPSCHKLLTVTKYFQKLRKMSSLNKCKVAVCQFTACNDKSKNLVTVKRLIDEAVTKNAKVIFLPEACDFIAHNKDESRNLAESLDGELVDEYKKIANKNKIWLSIGGFHEKINNNTMYNTHILIDDTGNILSLYRKTHLFDVSIPEKNILLQESDYCTAGSAIIPPVETPAGLIALSICYDLRFPEISTLQTKFGANILTYPSAFTATTGPAHWEILLRARAVENQCYVIAAAQYGQHNSKRTSYGHSMIVDPWGVVVAECPKYNENNPTNESIAVAEVNTEYVKKIRQEMPVQKHRRTDIYNLNLLPNNNKNDETSSYTFADKIIPASTVFYKSNYCYAFTNIRCVVPGHVLVATLRCAPRLLDLTQEEIADLFQTVIKVQRAMEVEHDAGSTTICVQDGKFAGQTVPHVHVHILPRKLNDFKQNDDIYWELAKHDSEENVQSIRSIEEMSEEARKLRTHFGM is encoded by the exons ATGTTTAAATCGCCATCCTGTCATAAACTTCTGACAGTaactaaatattttcaaaaattaaggaaaatgtcttcattaaataaatgtaaagttgctgtTTGTCAATTTACGGCTTGCAATGAtaaatctaaaaatttagttacagTGAAGCGCTTAATTGACGAGGCAGTAACAAAGAATGCTAAAGTTATATTCTTACCTGAGGCATGTGATTTTATTGCACACAATAAGGACGAATCTAGGAATCTAGCAGAAAGTTTGGACGGCGAATTGGTAGATGAATATAAGAAAAttgcaaacaaaaacaaaatttggctCTCAATTGGAGGTTTTcatgaaaaaattaataacaatactaTGTACAACACTCACATATTAATAGATGATACTGGAAACATATTGTCTTTGTACAGAAAAACACATTTGTTTGATGTGAGTAttccagaaaaaaatatattattacaagAATCGGATTATTGCACAGCTGGTTCAGCAATTATACCACCTGTTGAGACACCTGCAGGACTTATAGCATTGTCAATATGTTATGATTTACGATTTCCAGAAATTAGTACTCTCCAAACAAAATTCGGAGCCAATATTTTGACTTATCCTTCAGCATTTACAGCAACAACAG GTCCTGCTCATTGGGAAATTCTGTTAAGAGCTAGAGCAGTTGAAAATCAATGCTATGTTATTGCTGCAGCTCAATATGGACAACATAATTCAAAAAGAACCTCTTATGGACATTCAATGATAGTGGATCCTTGGGGCGTTGTTGTAGCAGAATGCCCAAAATATAATGAGAATAATCCAACAAATGAGAGTATCGCTGTAGCGGAGGTAAATACAGAGTATGTTAAGAAAATCAGACAAGAAATGCCTGTACAGAAACATCGTAGAACTGATATTTATAATCTTAATTTGCTgccaaataataacaaaaatgacGAAACAAGCTCATATACTTTTGCAGATAAAATTATACCTGCTTCTACAGTCTTCTACAAATCCAATTATTGTTATGCATTTACAAATATTAGATGTGTTGTACCAGGTCATGTGCTTGTGGCAACTTTAAGGTGTGCTCCAAGGTTGCTAGATTTAACTCAAGAAGAAATTGCAGATTTATTCCAAACAGTAATTAAAGTGCAGCGGGCAATGGAAGTGGAACATGATGCAGGATCCACAACAATTTGCGTTCAAGATGGCAAATTTGCAGGGCAAACTGTTCCACATGTTCATGTACATATTTTACCAAGAAAGCTGAACGATTTTAAACAGAATGACGATATCTATTGGGAGTTGGCAAAACATGATTCAGAAGAAAATGTTCAATCAATCAGGTCAATCGAGGAAATGTCTGAAGAAGCGAGGAAGTTAAGGACACATTTTGGTATGTAA
- the Prosalpha7 gene encoding proteasome subunit alpha type-3: MSSIGTGYDLSASQFSPDGRVFQVEYAMKAVENSGTVIGLRGTDGIVLAAEKLIMSKLHEPSTNKRIFNIDKHIGMAFSGLIADARQIVEIARKEASNYRHQYGSNIPLKYLNDRVSMYMHAYTLYSAVRPFGCSVILSSYEDNDPSMFLIDPSGVSYGYFGCATGKAKQSAKTEIEKLKMGNLTCKELVKEAAKIIYLVHDELKDKNFELELSWVCKDTNGLHTKVPESVFADAEKAAKQAMEADSESDTEDM; this comes from the exons atgaGTTCTATTGGAACTGGG TACGATTTGTCAGCTTCCCAATTCTCTCCTGATGGAAGGGTTTTTCAAGTTGAATATGCAATGAAAGCAGTTGAAAATAGTGGCACTGTAATAGGTCTCCGAGGTACAGATGGAATTGTATTAGCTGCTGAAAAGCTTATTATGTCAAAATTGCATGAACCCAGTACAAACAAACGAATTTTCAACATTGATAAACATATAGGAATG gcattttcagGTTTAATAGCTGATGCAAGGCAAATAGTTGAGATTGCTAGAAAAGAAGCATCAAATTATAGGCACCAATATGGATCAAATATTCCTCTTAAATACCTAAATGATAGAGTAAGCATGTACATGCATGCATACACTTTATACAGTGCTGTCAGACCATTTGGTTGCAGTGTCATATTGTCCAGTTATGAAGATAATGACCCATCTATGTTTTTGATTGATCCATCTGGAGTTAGCTAT GGATACTTTGGATGTGCTACAGGAAAAGCTAAACAGTCTGCAAAGACTGAAATAGAAAAATTGAAGATGGGGAATTTAACATGCAAAGAACTTGTTAAAGAAGCAGCCAAAAT AATTTATTTGGTCCATGATGAATTGAAGGATAAGAATTTTGAACTGGAACTTTCATGGGTATGCAAGGATACAAATGGTTTACATACCAAAGTGCCTGAGTCAGTGTTTGCTGATGCAGAAAAGGCTGCTAAGCAAGCAATGGAAGCAGATTCAGAATCAGATACAgaagatatgtaa
- the LOC140444052 gene encoding TIP41-like protein → MCTVNNVKGEIEIYRLPVNAEEYVINDWTIKYTKSHILHSICANTETCSSKPEERCLLCLYNNELELPHLPEMVFPNNKLNLNHKSGFSVEFNALDALKSVSNGKQSIKVAHSDAWKDSRAPENLEEKIKPFDWTFSSDYRGYVSGESSLEETEERINIEKLKEKEKILFYQELMLYEDELHDNGISSCTIKIRVMPSSFFVLLRFFLRVDNVMVRINDTRVFHDFSTDYILREYTNKECGVKDLNLPLTVFGDPNALSPHMPLRTSIFEKITIPTVQS, encoded by the exons ATGTGTACGGTTAATAATGTTAAAGGAGAAATAGAGATTTATAGATTACCAGTAAATGCCGAAGAATATGTTATTAATGACTGGACAATTAAATACACAAAATCTCACATTCTTCATTCAATTTGTGCAAATACTGAAACATGTAGCTCTAAACCTGAAGAACGATGTCTCTTATGCTT GTACAACAATGAACTTGAGCTACCTCATTTACCTGAAATGGTATTTCCTAATAATAAGTTAAATCTTAACCATAAGTCAGGATTTTCAGTAGAATTCAATGCCTTGGATGCTTTAAAGAGTGTCAGTAATGGAAAACAGTCAATAAAAGTTGCCCATTCTGACGCATGGAAAGATTCAAG gGCGCCAgaaaatttagaagaaaaaatCAAACCTTTTGACTGGACATTTAGCTCCGATTACAGAGGGTATGTGTCTGGGGAATCATCATTAGAAGAAACAGAAGAACGAATTAATatcgaaaaattaaaagaaaaagagaaaattttgtTTTATCAAGAATTAATGTTGTATGAAGATGAATTACATGACAATGGAATTTCTTCATGTACAATTAAAATC aGGGTGATGCCTAGCTCgttttttgttctattacgatTTTTCTTGAGGGTTGATAATGTTATGGTAAGGATCAACGATACTCGAGTGTTTCATGACTTCTCAACCGATTATATACTTAGAGAGTATACGAATAAGGAATGTGGAGTAAAGGATTTGAATTTACCATTAACAGTGTTTGGGGATCCAAACGCGCTATCGCCGCATATGCCGTTACGAACAtccatttttgaaaaaataac